The following proteins come from a genomic window of Neosynechococcus sphagnicola sy1:
- a CDS encoding RsmG family class I SAM-dependent methyltransferase, with amino-acid sequence MGPRKSDRKCCGGSKQDGRSPTSGVKSAIALLDSIQKKVTCLQQLQTTLQLETLRPLVGRSEQVCQLPPHRGAYDLALVRAVGTASVCAEYALPLLRERGGAILYRGDNGRGKIPLP; translated from the coding sequence GTGGGACCCAGAAAGAGCGATCGCAAATGCTGTGGTGGCTCAAAACAAGACGGGCGATCGCCAACATCAGGAGTTAAGTCGGCGATCGCCCTGTTGGATTCGATCCAGAAAAAAGTGACCTGCTTACAGCAACTTCAGACCACCCTGCAACTGGAAACCCTTCGTCCCCTGGTGGGTCGATCCGAACAGGTCTGCCAATTGCCGCCCCACCGTGGGGCCTATGATCTGGCACTGGTGCGAGCCGTGGGTACGGCATCGGTCTGTGCTGAATATGCCCTGCCCCTGTTGCGAGAGCGGGGGGGTGCCATTCTCTATCGGGGAGACAATGGACGGGGGAAGATACCACTGCCCTAG
- a CDS encoding B12-binding domain-containing radical SAM protein: protein MNVLLLYPRFPKSFWSYEKILELVNRKVLLPPLGLVTVAAILPQDWDFKLVDCNIRAVTDLEWQWADLVIMSAMIVQKDDILEQIQLAKQFSKPVAVGGPYPTSMPEDMEAAGVDYLILDEGEITLPLFVEAWNRGDKKGRFTANGEKPSVTDTPIPRYDLLSLRDYDSMSVQFSRGCPFQCEFCDIIVLYGRKPRTKTPEQLLGELDYLFQLGWRGGVFMVDDNFIGNKRNVKLLLKELKEWQRSHKYPFRFDTEASLDLAQDQELIDLMLECNFAAVFMGIETPDEDSLQLTKKFQNTRTPLLESIDRVTESGLRVIAGFIIGFDGEKAGAGQRIADFAELTGIPTTTFAMLQALPHTALWHRLEKEGRLHAKDGNINQTTLMNFVPTRPVEEIAGEYVEAFCQLYEPSHYLDRVYRYFLKLGAPRVKPPFKWPEWVVVKALLIVCWRQGILRKTRWKFWHHLLDMVRRNPAVVEQYLAVCAHNEHFMEYRQIVRHEIEEQVAKFLEGEARLKPEIAKIAEVVAVS from the coding sequence ATGAACGTTTTACTCCTATATCCGCGCTTTCCCAAAAGCTTTTGGTCTTACGAAAAAATTCTAGAATTGGTCAATCGAAAAGTTCTGTTACCCCCCTTGGGTCTGGTCACGGTCGCTGCCATTCTGCCCCAAGACTGGGACTTTAAGCTGGTTGATTGCAATATTCGTGCGGTGACTGATCTGGAATGGCAGTGGGCCGATCTCGTCATTATGTCCGCCATGATTGTCCAGAAAGACGATATTTTAGAGCAGATTCAGCTGGCCAAGCAATTTAGCAAACCTGTTGCTGTCGGGGGACCTTATCCAACCTCCATGCCGGAAGATATGGAAGCGGCAGGGGTGGATTATCTCATCTTGGATGAAGGGGAAATTACCCTACCCCTGTTTGTAGAAGCCTGGAATCGCGGCGATAAAAAAGGACGATTCACTGCCAATGGCGAGAAACCGTCTGTTACCGATACGCCTATCCCCCGCTATGACCTCCTCAGCCTGCGGGACTATGATTCTATGTCGGTGCAGTTTTCCCGTGGCTGTCCTTTCCAGTGTGAGTTTTGCGACATTATTGTTCTTTACGGACGCAAGCCCCGCACCAAAACCCCGGAACAACTGCTGGGTGAATTGGACTATCTCTTCCAGTTGGGCTGGCGGGGCGGTGTGTTTATGGTAGATGACAACTTTATCGGCAATAAGCGCAACGTCAAACTCTTACTCAAGGAGCTAAAAGAATGGCAAAGATCCCATAAATATCCCTTCCGATTCGATACGGAAGCATCATTGGATCTGGCCCAGGATCAAGAATTAATTGATCTGATGCTGGAGTGTAATTTTGCCGCCGTCTTTATGGGCATCGAAACGCCGGATGAAGACAGTTTACAGTTGACGAAAAAGTTCCAAAATACGCGCACACCGCTGTTGGAGTCCATCGATCGGGTGACGGAATCTGGTCTACGTGTGATTGCGGGATTTATTATTGGATTTGACGGCGAAAAAGCAGGGGCAGGACAACGTATTGCCGATTTTGCCGAATTGACCGGCATCCCCACAACCACCTTTGCGATGCTGCAAGCCTTACCCCATACTGCCCTCTGGCATCGTCTGGAAAAAGAAGGTCGTTTACACGCTAAAGACGGCAATATCAACCAAACAACGCTGATGAATTTTGTTCCCACCCGCCCGGTGGAAGAGATTGCCGGCGAGTATGTTGAGGCATTTTGTCAACTCTATGAACCCTCTCATTACCTTGATCGGGTCTATCGTTACTTTCTCAAATTGGGAGCACCCCGTGTCAAACCGCCATTCAAATGGCCGGAATGGGTTGTGGTTAAAGCCTTACTAATTGTCTGTTGGCGACAAGGCATCCTGCGCAAAACTCGTTGGAAATTCTGGCATCATTTGTTGGACATGGTGCGTCGTAATCCCGCCGTTGTCGAACAATATTTGGCTGTATGCGCCCACAATGAACACTTTATGGAGTATCGTCAAATTGTCAGACATGAGATTGAAGAGCAGGTTGCCAAGTTTCTAGAAGGGGAAGCACGGCTCAAGCCTGAAATAGCAAAGATTGCAGAAGTTGTAGCTGTTTCTTGA
- a CDS encoding B12-binding domain-containing radical SAM protein, with product MLPPLGLVTVAAILPQDWEFKLVDRNVGEVTPGEWEWADLVILSAMIVQKEDLLQQIQEAKRRGKRVAVGGPYATALPHEVMEVGADYLILDEGEITLPLFVAAIAQGEASGIFRSNGERPDVTTTPVPRFDLLEFDAYAEMSVQFSRGCPFQCEFCDIIVLYGRKPRTKAPNQLLQELSRLYELGWRRSSFYGG from the coding sequence ATGTTACCACCCTTGGGGTTGGTGACCGTTGCCGCAATTCTGCCCCAAGACTGGGAATTTAAGTTGGTTGATCGCAATGTGGGTGAAGTCACCCCAGGGGAATGGGAATGGGCTGATCTGGTGATCCTGTCTGCCATGATTGTGCAAAAAGAAGATTTGCTCCAGCAGATCCAGGAAGCGAAACGGCGAGGCAAGCGTGTTGCGGTGGGGGGACCCTATGCTACTGCACTCCCCCATGAAGTCATGGAAGTGGGGGCAGACTATTTAATTCTGGATGAAGGGGAAATTACTTTACCTTTGTTTGTTGCCGCGATCGCCCAAGGTGAAGCCTCCGGCATCTTCCGATCCAATGGTGAACGCCCTGACGTTACCACCACTCCGGTTCCTCGGTTTGACCTGCTGGAGTTTGATGCCTATGCCGAAATGTCCGTGCAATTTTCGCGGGGATGTCCCTTCCAGTGTGAATTCTGCGACATTATTGTGCTGTATGGCCGCAAGCCTCGCACCAAGGCTCCCAATCAACTGCTGCAAGAACTGAGTCGCCTCTACGAACTGGGGTGGCGACGGAGCAGTTTTTATGGTGGATGA
- a CDS encoding B12-binding domain-containing radical SAM protein: MVDDNFIGNKRNVKLFLKELQPWMVAHQYPFSFATEASVDLANDQELMDLMVLCNFGAVFLGIETPDEASLTLTQKFQNTRDSLSGAVNAITRSGLRVMAGFIIGFDGEKPGAGARIVQFVEQTAIPTALFSMLQALPDTALWHRLAREGRLRSKSANINQTTLMNFVPTRPLEEIASEYVEAFDQLYDPKRFLDRAYRHFRILGEATYPKKGKGAKKPINWVTIRALLTICWRQGVLRKTRWQFWFNLWRMGRYNPGGISSYLAVCAQIEHFLEYRQIVRREIEEQVAQFLAAEALTKPLVAAVAEVAAVS; the protein is encoded by the coding sequence ATGGTGGATGACAATTTCATCGGCAATAAGCGCAACGTCAAACTGTTTCTCAAGGAATTGCAGCCCTGGATGGTGGCGCACCAGTATCCCTTCTCCTTCGCCACAGAAGCCTCAGTCGATCTAGCCAACGATCAGGAGCTGATGGATCTGATGGTGCTATGTAATTTTGGGGCTGTGTTTCTAGGGATTGAAACTCCCGACGAAGCGAGTTTAACCCTGACCCAAAAGTTTCAAAACACGCGGGATTCCCTCAGTGGCGCCGTGAATGCCATTACCCGATCGGGGTTGCGAGTCATGGCAGGTTTCATCATTGGATTTGATGGTGAGAAACCCGGTGCTGGGGCAAGAATTGTCCAATTTGTCGAACAAACTGCCATTCCCACCGCACTGTTCAGTATGCTGCAAGCACTTCCAGACACAGCTCTCTGGCATCGCTTAGCAAGAGAAGGACGACTGCGTAGTAAGTCTGCCAATATTAACCAAACGACCTTAATGAACTTTGTGCCCACCCGTCCCCTGGAAGAGATTGCCTCTGAGTACGTAGAAGCCTTTGACCAGTTGTACGATCCAAAACGGTTCCTCGATCGCGCCTATCGTCATTTTCGGATTCTTGGAGAAGCCACCTATCCGAAGAAAGGGAAAGGGGCGAAGAAACCCATCAACTGGGTGACGATCCGGGCGTTACTAACGATCTGCTGGCGTCAGGGTGTCTTGCGCAAAACCCGGTGGCAATTCTGGTTCAATCTCTGGAGAATGGGGCGCTACAATCCTGGTGGCATCAGTAGCTATCTAGCTGTCTGTGCCCAAATTGAACATTTCTTGGAATATCGCCAAATTGTCAGACGTGAGATTGAAGAGCAGGTTGCCCAGTTTCTAGCGGCAGAAGCGCTGACCAAACCGTTAGTCGCAGCAGTTGCAGAGGTCGCAGCTGTTTCTTGA